In the genome of Methylophaga nitratireducenticrescens, one region contains:
- a CDS encoding DMT family transporter — MQLIDIFSNWPDYALPVMSAVLWALSAPVVNLGLNKIPSRLGSHGVLLGLFVALSSAAFCLAIWAWLSGAAITINWRLAAAGVFTFPVATGMYYVTAVAFKGQAEVAAQFAKLKPLISIIFAAVFVGEVLNADMVLPIALIAAGISIFIVTAIRGKITMQAVLLGALTAMAWSVGETFMILGLTGSAPLTDNFVSLVFGALAIVPVMLIFSKKLYIERHSLGWWLLPFAVHGIISFSLAYAFFFAALESVGMLKTVVINAFWPVLALLFTYVINRVRSVNYKVPYYAWFAGLLLCSGSAVQIWNMAS; from the coding sequence ATGCAACTAATCGATATTTTCTCAAACTGGCCAGACTATGCCTTGCCCGTGATGAGCGCTGTATTGTGGGCGTTGTCCGCCCCGGTTGTTAATCTGGGCTTAAATAAAATCCCTTCAAGGCTGGGTAGTCATGGTGTTTTGTTAGGCTTGTTTGTTGCCCTAAGTTCCGCCGCGTTTTGCCTGGCGATATGGGCTTGGCTTAGTGGTGCAGCGATAACGATAAATTGGCGTCTGGCTGCGGCGGGAGTGTTCACCTTTCCCGTGGCAACCGGCATGTACTACGTTACGGCGGTTGCTTTTAAAGGTCAGGCTGAGGTAGCAGCTCAATTTGCAAAACTCAAACCATTGATCTCGATTATCTTTGCAGCGGTCTTCGTCGGTGAGGTGCTGAACGCCGATATGGTGCTTCCGATTGCACTGATCGCTGCTGGTATAAGCATTTTTATTGTCACCGCAATACGTGGAAAAATTACCATGCAGGCGGTGCTTTTGGGGGCTCTTACGGCGATGGCCTGGTCTGTAGGTGAAACCTTCATGATTCTGGGACTGACAGGCAGTGCTCCTCTGACGGATAATTTTGTCTCGTTAGTATTTGGTGCCTTAGCAATCGTCCCGGTTATGCTGATTTTTAGTAAAAAATTGTATATTGAAAGACATTCCTTGGGATGGTGGTTATTGCCTTTTGCAGTGCATGGCATTATCAGTTTTAGTTTGGCTTATGCGTTCTTTTTCGCGGCGCTGGAGTCGGTTGGAATGTTGAAAACAGTTGTAATTAATGCTTTTTGGCCAGTGCTGGCACTACTTTTTACCTATGTGATTAATCGCGTTCGAAGTGTGAATTACAAGGTTCCCTACTATGCATGGTTCGCCGGGCTTCTTCTTTGCAGTGGTAGCGCCGTACAAATATGGAATATGGCAAGTTAA
- a CDS encoding DUF2089 domain-containing protein, with amino-acid sequence MKLKCDSCGVTYEGVFSFPRIMRLSTESLKLAEAFLLCSGNFKELSEQLGVSYPTLRKHVDTMINELVGLRQQDQQTIESILDDIDKGKLKSEEGLRLIREINGEH; translated from the coding sequence ATGAAACTCAAATGTGATTCGTGCGGTGTGACCTATGAAGGTGTGTTCAGCTTTCCAAGGATTATGCGGCTTTCGACAGAAAGCCTGAAGTTGGCTGAAGCTTTTTTATTATGTAGCGGCAACTTCAAGGAACTCTCTGAGCAGCTAGGCGTGAGCTATCCAACCTTACGCAAACATGTCGATACTATGATTAATGAACTGGTAGGGCTACGACAACAGGATCAGCAGACCATCGAATCGATTTTGGATGACATTGATAAAGGAAAGCTCAAGTCTGAAGAGGGTTTGAGATTAATCAGGGAGATTAATGGTGAGCATTGA
- a CDS encoding GNAT family N-acetyltransferase, whose amino-acid sequence MKLEFKWSRLESFTASELYEVIKARESVFVVEQHCPYQETDELDPYAWHLSALVNGELAAYARVVDPGIDNRQPSIGRVMTLKKFRGQKIGRTLMEEALKFTEQKYPGKDIKISAQVYLQKFYGSLGFHSSGEPYDEDGILHVDMIMSVNKS is encoded by the coding sequence ATGAAGCTCGAGTTTAAATGGTCTCGATTGGAGTCTTTTACAGCGTCTGAGCTTTACGAGGTTATCAAGGCTCGCGAATCCGTTTTTGTTGTGGAGCAGCACTGTCCCTATCAGGAAACAGATGAGTTGGATCCTTATGCATGGCATCTATCTGCCTTGGTAAATGGCGAGCTGGCAGCCTATGCCAGAGTGGTTGATCCGGGAATTGATAACCGCCAGCCTTCGATTGGTCGCGTGATGACCCTTAAAAAATTCAGAGGACAAAAGATTGGCCGTACACTGATGGAAGAAGCTTTAAAATTCACCGAGCAAAAATACCCGGGGAAAGACATCAAAATTTCAGCACAGGTCTACCTGCAAAAATTCTATGGGTCCCTGGGCTTTCACTCTTCCGGGGAGCCGTATGATGAAGATGGCATCCTCCATGTTGATATGATTATGTCGGTCAACAAATCTTAA
- a CDS encoding TonB-dependent receptor plug domain-containing protein, whose protein sequence is MKKRLSPLAMMILTGLASAPLYAVHEHDDEMLDKVTVTAASVATMDNTTLKENDLSSQRAYKSDTAAFLNDVAGMSMYAGGGVSGLPFMRGFADDRLRIKVDGMDLISACANHMNPPLSYLAPSRVSEIQVYSGIAPVSLGGDSIGGTVIAKSKQPEFAAKGETITKGEIGSYYRSNGDARGGHLSTTLASENFSITYTGSTAKANNYDAGGNFKPAGNTATDRGSLDADEVGSSAYESRNHAIDFAYKLDNHQLQLKFAHQDIPYQGWPNQRMDMTENRSNQINLIYNGMFDWGSLETSLYREKTHHKMQFGDDKQFLYGSGMMTALGMPMETEGDNRGLSVKAEINTNQRDLFRVGADLQRYRLDDFWEASGGMMMAPNTFWNINNGERDRYGVFAEWEAVWNSQWITVAGIRHETVKMNADDVQGYNAMYQAAADAFNASDRDITDHNIDATLLARFKPADTHDYEFGYAQKTRSPNLYERFAWSTNGMAMRMVNLVGDGNGYVGNVELDPEIAHTLSFTANLHDAKQHDWHISLTPYISYVDDFIDAERCSTGGGACTAANLTTDNDFVYLQYQNVSAKLYGMDISGFKTLYQSEQWGQITGTATISYVRGKNRDTGDDLYNIMPLNSTLSLEHSKNGWRNNVEWVLVASKDKVNNERNEIETAGYGLVNLRTSYEWKQARVDVGVENVFDRLYSHPLSGAYVGQGATMNTSVPWGQTVPGMGRSVYAGLTLTF, encoded by the coding sequence ATGAAAAAACGTCTTTCACCATTGGCCATGATGATTCTGACCGGACTGGCAAGTGCTCCTTTATATGCCGTCCATGAACACGATGATGAGATGCTGGATAAAGTGACCGTCACTGCAGCATCCGTGGCAACCATGGACAACACCACATTAAAAGAGAACGATCTTAGTTCCCAAAGAGCTTATAAAAGTGATACGGCTGCTTTTTTAAATGATGTCGCTGGCATGTCCATGTATGCTGGCGGCGGTGTGTCAGGTTTGCCTTTTATGCGTGGTTTTGCCGATGACCGCCTGCGTATCAAGGTTGATGGCATGGATTTGATTTCGGCCTGTGCCAATCATATGAATCCCCCGCTCTCTTATCTCGCTCCCTCGCGTGTTTCAGAGATTCAGGTTTATTCGGGTATTGCCCCTGTCAGCCTGGGTGGTGACAGTATCGGTGGCACTGTTATCGCCAAGTCCAAACAACCGGAATTTGCAGCAAAAGGCGAGACCATCACCAAAGGTGAGATTGGCAGTTACTATCGCAGCAATGGTGACGCGCGTGGCGGCCATCTTTCTACAACCTTGGCATCAGAAAACTTCAGTATCACTTATACCGGTTCCACTGCCAAAGCGAATAATTATGATGCCGGTGGCAATTTCAAACCGGCGGGAAATACTGCGACAGATCGCGGTTCATTAGATGCAGATGAAGTTGGCTCATCCGCTTATGAAAGCCGTAATCATGCGATTGATTTTGCTTATAAACTGGATAACCACCAGCTTCAGCTCAAATTTGCCCATCAGGACATTCCTTATCAAGGCTGGCCAAATCAGCGTATGGATATGACGGAAAACCGCAGTAATCAAATCAACCTGATCTATAACGGAATGTTCGACTGGGGTTCACTGGAAACCTCGCTTTATCGTGAAAAAACCCATCACAAAATGCAGTTTGGTGATGATAAACAGTTTCTCTATGGTTCTGGCATGATGACCGCTTTGGGGATGCCCATGGAAACCGAAGGCGATAACCGTGGCCTATCGGTTAAAGCCGAAATCAATACAAACCAACGCGATCTGTTCCGTGTTGGTGCCGATCTGCAACGTTATCGATTGGATGATTTCTGGGAAGCTTCAGGTGGCATGATGATGGCACCCAACACGTTCTGGAATATCAACAATGGCGAGCGGGATCGTTACGGTGTGTTTGCCGAATGGGAAGCCGTCTGGAACAGTCAGTGGATCACGGTAGCAGGGATTCGCCATGAAACCGTGAAGATGAATGCAGATGATGTGCAAGGTTACAACGCAATGTATCAGGCAGCTGCAGATGCGTTTAATGCCAGTGACCGTGATATCACCGATCATAATATCGATGCGACATTGCTGGCTCGCTTCAAACCTGCTGATACTCATGATTATGAATTCGGCTATGCCCAGAAAACCCGCTCGCCGAACTTATACGAGCGCTTTGCCTGGTCTACCAATGGTATGGCGATGCGGATGGTGAATCTGGTCGGGGATGGTAATGGCTATGTCGGCAATGTTGAGCTGGATCCTGAAATCGCCCATACACTGAGCTTCACAGCCAACCTCCATGATGCCAAACAACACGACTGGCATATATCGCTCACACCTTATATTTCCTATGTCGATGACTTTATTGATGCCGAGCGTTGTAGCACTGGCGGTGGAGCTTGTACTGCTGCCAACCTGACAACCGACAATGATTTTGTCTATCTGCAATACCAGAATGTCTCGGCCAAACTCTATGGTATGGATATATCGGGTTTCAAAACGCTGTATCAGTCAGAACAATGGGGACAAATCACCGGAACCGCCACCATCAGTTATGTAAGAGGTAAAAACCGTGATACCGGTGATGATTTGTATAACATCATGCCGCTGAATTCTACCTTATCGCTGGAGCACAGCAAAAACGGCTGGCGTAATAATGTTGAATGGGTGCTGGTCGCCAGCAAAGACAAAGTTAATAACGAACGCAATGAAATCGAAACCGCCGGATATGGACTGGTGAATCTGCGTACCAGTTATGAATGGAAGCAGGCACGTGTCGATGTTGGCGTGGAAAACGTATTTGATCGTCTCTACAGTCACCCACTTTCCGGTGCCTATGTAGGTCAAGGTGCCACCATGAACACCTCAGTTCCGTGGGGGCAGACCGTCCCGGGCATGGGTAGATCGGTGTATGCTGGTTTGACGCTGACATTCTGA
- a CDS encoding GNAT family N-acetyltransferase — translation MDIQIQKGWNLEQADSAAELYEEAFGAKFTRAIPDKLKRIAILSKSFVPVFSFAATSGNDIIGIAGFQVSDGSLTGGIGAKKLIQELGFFSGLWACLVFSLFKRQPKARELVMDGIAVDSGFRGQGIGSELLDQIIHYAAENGFDSVRLDVIDSNPRARKLYELKGFVEVSSESFPYLKWLIGFSGSTTMVLKVENIV, via the coding sequence ATGGATATTCAAATCCAGAAAGGATGGAACCTCGAGCAAGCTGACTCAGCCGCCGAGCTTTACGAAGAAGCTTTCGGTGCCAAATTTACAAGGGCGATACCTGATAAATTGAAACGTATCGCCATACTTTCAAAAAGTTTTGTTCCAGTGTTTTCTTTTGCTGCAACATCTGGAAATGACATTATCGGAATAGCCGGTTTTCAAGTGTCTGACGGTTCACTTACCGGTGGAATTGGAGCAAAAAAGTTAATTCAGGAGCTCGGTTTTTTCAGCGGATTGTGGGCTTGTTTAGTCTTTAGTCTCTTTAAACGACAACCTAAAGCGCGTGAATTGGTCATGGATGGGATAGCCGTAGATAGCGGTTTCAGAGGGCAAGGTATAGGGTCTGAGCTACTAGATCAAATAATTCATTATGCTGCTGAAAATGGATTTGATTCGGTTAGGTTAGATGTTATTGATAGCAATCCAAGGGCCAGAAAGCTTTATGAATTAAAAGGATTTGTTGAAGTAAGTAGCGAGAGCTTCCCCTACTTGAAGTGGCTAATAGGGTTTTCTGGCTCAACAACAATGGTCTTAAAAGTTGAGAATATCGTATAA
- a CDS encoding DUF6064 family protein yields MNTWSSYTLQDFIPFTADIYFRLLERMSETFWPLHLMTLALGVAAVWLALKNRTRLASVLMAAVWGFVGFAFFIQRYAELNWAGGYIGYCFLAQATLLLLIALTGVGFGSRPRKSPATDIGVAIALVGLIGLPLVTPFTGGSWFRAEVFGIHADPTAITTLGLLLIMFRGWGLWLIAIIPALWLLISGLTLWVLGAPSAIVLFIVLAIGLIGLVWKSVEYRSV; encoded by the coding sequence ATGAACACCTGGTCCAGCTACACGCTGCAGGATTTTATTCCCTTTACTGCTGATATCTATTTCCGCCTGCTTGAACGCATGAGTGAAACCTTCTGGCCGCTGCATCTGATGACGCTGGCGTTAGGCGTTGCAGCAGTTTGGCTGGCACTCAAAAACCGCACCCGGCTTGCCAGTGTTCTTATGGCAGCTGTCTGGGGCTTTGTTGGCTTTGCATTTTTTATCCAACGTTATGCTGAACTTAACTGGGCTGGTGGCTATATTGGTTACTGCTTTCTTGCTCAAGCAACATTGTTGCTATTAATAGCACTGACTGGAGTTGGCTTTGGCAGCAGGCCCCGTAAAAGTCCTGCTACGGATATCGGTGTAGCCATCGCCCTTGTCGGATTAATTGGTTTGCCGTTAGTTACACCGTTCACCGGCGGTTCCTGGTTCCGGGCAGAAGTCTTTGGCATCCATGCCGATCCAACTGCCATAACCACGCTAGGGTTGCTATTGATCATGTTCCGAGGATGGGGCCTGTGGCTTATTGCTATTATTCCAGCACTTTGGCTGCTGATCTCGGGACTGACTTTATGGGTGCTGGGCGCGCCATCAGCCATTGTGTTATTTATCGTATTGGCAATAGGACTGATCGGCTTGGTTTGGAAGAGTGTTGAGTACAGATCTGTTTAA
- a CDS encoding PRC-barrel domain-containing protein, whose amino-acid sequence MNSIFRKTLIASALTAMFSTGAIAADDYSKTIDGSDASNQGDMQQNDSSSTHPAMPTHEDEFNQIIDADKPAAGNTAGPEETDRPLTDHQNNVIDEMNETIDTEGPSAGNRADPEETDRPLSDHQSNVMDEMNETIDAEGPSAGNRADPEETDRPLSDHQSNVMDEMNETIDAEGPSAGNRADPEETDRPLSDHQSNVMDEMNETIDAEGPSAGNRAASEETDRPLTDHQSNVTEEEEEEEEISNTQMDNDSDVEMKGQMDRNNDVEMDEQPHGPTGAGTPANRGGLYDMSADDLNGMEVITSDGEDVGEVQKVVISPDNQDIHAVISVGGLLGLGAKTILISLDEINQKNDKLHAKATLSQLEAMIDYGTEDFVELEGDAAVSTALQP is encoded by the coding sequence ATGAATTCTATTTTTCGCAAAACATTAATAGCCAGCGCCCTTACCGCGATGTTCAGCACAGGGGCCATTGCAGCCGATGATTACTCGAAAACCATCGATGGATCTGACGCTAGTAATCAGGGCGATATGCAGCAGAATGATTCATCTTCAACACATCCAGCAATGCCAACTCATGAGGATGAGTTTAACCAAATTATTGACGCTGATAAGCCCGCTGCAGGTAATACAGCTGGTCCAGAAGAAACGGATCGGCCTTTGACCGATCATCAGAATAATGTCATTGATGAGATGAATGAGACTATTGATACTGAAGGACCCAGTGCAGGTAATAGAGCTGATCCAGAAGAGACTGATCGTCCATTATCCGATCATCAAAGTAACGTCATGGATGAGATGAATGAAACCATTGATGCTGAAGGACCCAGTGCAGGTAATAGAGCTGATCCAGAAGAGACTGATCGCCCATTATCCGATCATCAAAGTAACGTCATGGATGAGATGAATGAAACCATTGATGCTGAGGGACCCAGTGCAGGTAATAGAGCTGATCCAGAAGAGACTGATCGCCCATTATCCGATCATCAAAGTAACGTCATGGATGAGATGAATGAAACCATTGATGCTGAGGGACCCAGTGCAGGCAATAGAGCTGCGTCAGAAGAGACTGATCGCCCATTAACCGATCATCAGAGTAATGTAACTGAGGAAGAAGAAGAGGAAGAAGAAATCAGCAATACACAAATGGATAACGACAGTGATGTTGAGATGAAAGGTCAAATGGATAGAAATAATGATGTTGAGATGGATGAGCAACCTCATGGCCCAACCGGTGCAGGCACACCAGCTAACAGGGGTGGACTATACGACATGTCAGCCGATGATCTGAATGGCATGGAAGTAATCACTAGTGATGGAGAAGATGTCGGTGAAGTGCAAAAAGTTGTTATCAGTCCAGATAACCAAGACATTCATGCCGTAATTTCTGTCGGCGGCTTGCTCGGTCTAGGAGCGAAAACCATTCTAATATCACTCGACGAAATCAACCAAAAAAATGATAAGTTGCATGCTAAAGCAACACTATCACAGCTTGAAGCGATGATCGATTATGGGACAGAGGACTTTGTTGAACTCGAAGGTGATGCTGCAGTAAGCACGGCATTACAGCCTTAA
- the trhA gene encoding PAQR family membrane homeostasis protein TrhA gives MELGLTAALIGTPFLIARAVHQGETAFVVGVSIFCATMILLYLGSTLYHALPAGKAKRVFLRIELSAIFLLIAGTYTPFTFGVLKGAWGWALFGVIWGLATVGIVLKVFEKQQHPILSTSLYLLMGWVIVIAIDPLLENLPTAGLIWLIAGGLSYTVGVAFFATDSKLKYGHFIWHLFVLTGTTYHFFAVLWYAA, from the coding sequence ATGGAATTAGGGCTTACAGCTGCACTGATTGGAACACCTTTTTTAATCGCACGGGCAGTACACCAAGGTGAAACAGCTTTTGTCGTTGGGGTCAGCATATTTTGTGCGACAATGATACTTCTATATCTGGGTTCCACGCTGTATCACGCATTACCTGCAGGCAAGGCAAAGCGGGTTTTTTTACGTATTGAACTTTCTGCAATCTTTCTGTTGATCGCGGGAACGTATACACCCTTCACCTTCGGCGTGCTGAAAGGCGCTTGGGGTTGGGCGCTGTTTGGCGTTATATGGGGGCTGGCGACTGTGGGAATCGTCCTTAAAGTTTTTGAAAAACAACAGCATCCAATCCTTTCAACCAGTCTTTATTTGTTGATGGGATGGGTGATAGTGATTGCTATTGATCCCTTATTGGAAAATTTACCTACTGCTGGCTTGATATGGTTAATAGCTGGTGGCTTGTCTTATACCGTAGGCGTTGCGTTTTTTGCCACCGATTCAAAACTGAAATATGGTCACTTTATTTGGCATTTATTTGTTCTGACGGGCACCACATACCATTTTTTTGCTGTGCTTTGGTATGCAGCTTAA
- a CDS encoding TPM domain-containing protein produces the protein MDLPRVRLPYIFILFIVLAIYFLQLSATKNPEKIGLIRDEALIFSEEEKTHISSYHQMMLDKYDIDYRVLTWKENTDIDVQAYNVFNDNDIGSQSQRQRGLLLVINTRNDEVRLEVSGSLESVFTDAFVGYIEKRQMVPFFRLGRVGDGVFATSELIRIRAEEARQGKAFDPTSIEGSFGAGARTDAKIGAGKETAFAEGKADVMAADTPEETLSRLFKAMRTRNARSDLDIYTPDTRTFMSDMVVSPAQMDNSAKRYDTCELDRVVYSEDGQRAVLLHNLKNRSCDPFTFDKGDDGKWRVNLKAIGLGLGHTFGNVWYLHYGRQKESGLHNYYFGFRDYFFRRPGGEQFEHQGFPYYRSWGLTINHVFEGSRVIEIHGEDSFAARAGLQEGDVILRWEGLEYPHNQVIGNRMAEVREDLDVDIVFRRGEEIHQLLIKAPSRPEKKDKLRWGLTVRSDGPKMPLVHYVTPGSQADKLGLKAGDFILRWNDALTPSTSYVYKLMRQAQPGDPVSVDVIRDSGKITLEGTAGKRREMAKVQ, from the coding sequence ATGGATTTACCAAGAGTTCGTCTTCCTTATATCTTTATATTATTCATCGTTCTGGCCATTTATTTTCTGCAGTTATCGGCAACGAAGAATCCGGAGAAAATAGGCCTTATCAGGGATGAGGCACTCATTTTTTCTGAGGAAGAGAAAACACATATCTCCAGCTATCATCAAATGATGCTGGATAAATACGATATTGATTATCGGGTGCTTACCTGGAAAGAAAATACCGACATTGATGTACAGGCTTATAACGTCTTTAACGACAATGATATCGGCAGCCAGAGTCAAAGACAGCGTGGTTTATTGCTGGTGATTAACACCCGTAATGATGAAGTGAGGCTTGAAGTTTCCGGGAGCCTGGAATCAGTCTTTACCGATGCCTTTGTTGGTTATATCGAAAAGCGACAGATGGTGCCATTCTTCCGCCTGGGGCGGGTGGGGGACGGGGTATTTGCTACCAGTGAGCTGATTCGTATCAGAGCTGAGGAGGCTCGCCAGGGTAAAGCGTTCGATCCAACCAGTATTGAAGGCAGTTTTGGTGCGGGCGCCAGAACGGACGCCAAAATTGGTGCCGGTAAAGAGACTGCATTTGCTGAAGGAAAAGCAGATGTCATGGCTGCGGATACGCCAGAGGAAACCCTGAGCCGCCTTTTCAAGGCAATGCGAACGCGTAATGCCCGGAGTGATCTGGATATTTATACGCCAGATACCAGGACATTCATGTCAGACATGGTGGTCTCGCCAGCGCAAATGGACAATTCTGCCAAGCGCTATGATACCTGCGAGTTAGATCGTGTGGTTTATAGCGAGGATGGTCAGCGCGCTGTTTTACTGCATAACCTTAAAAACCGTAGCTGTGACCCTTTTACCTTCGACAAAGGGGATGACGGTAAATGGCGGGTGAATCTTAAAGCGATTGGTCTTGGCTTAGGGCATACTTTTGGCAATGTCTGGTACCTGCACTACGGCAGGCAGAAAGAGTCAGGACTGCACAATTATTATTTTGGCTTCAGAGATTATTTTTTCCGTCGTCCAGGTGGTGAGCAGTTCGAACATCAGGGCTTTCCTTATTATCGCAGCTGGGGGCTTACTATTAACCATGTTTTCGAGGGCAGCAGGGTCATTGAAATTCATGGAGAAGATAGTTTTGCAGCCAGGGCAGGTTTGCAAGAAGGTGATGTCATTCTTCGCTGGGAAGGCCTTGAATATCCACACAATCAAGTCATCGGCAACCGTATGGCAGAGGTACGGGAAGACCTGGATGTCGATATTGTTTTTCGCCGAGGGGAAGAAATACATCAGCTGCTGATCAAAGCGCCGTCCAGACCTGAAAAGAAAGACAAGTTGCGCTGGGGACTGACCGTTAGAAGTGATGGTCCAAAAATGCCGCTGGTCCACTACGTGACGCCAGGTTCTCAGGCAGACAAGTTGGGCCTGAAGGCTGGTGATTTCATATTACGCTGGAATGACGCCCTCACCCCATCCACATCTTATGTTTACAAACTGATGCGACAAGCTCAGCCGGGTGACCCGGTTTCAGTCGACGTTATTCGTGACAGTGGCAAAATAACTCTGGAAGGCACAGCCGGAAAGAGAAGGGAAATGGCCAAGGTTCAGTGA
- a CDS encoding LemA family protein produces MVSIEEKIKAMIASGALSEEQAAQFRASISPSPNIKSARVRQKLPVAKIIAALFILGIILIISMSGSDVGSHSETIQNVAESMNQPGESGAMNKSLQNSLSMIVIFLPVLLCVLLVIYLYNNLVSKEEDVFVSWSQVESQYQRRADLIPNLVSTVNGYAEQEKEVLMGVTAERAKIAEALAALQQSDAKTEALRKEAANHLEDEAFMTKLAAAQERFSKDITGIFALVESYPELRSSDNFMALQDQIEGTENRINIARMVFNEAVRDYNKLIRIMPSSLIASTADFKRKAYFEAEDAGDESPKVSF; encoded by the coding sequence ATGGTGAGCATTGAAGAAAAAATCAAAGCGATGATTGCTTCCGGCGCATTAAGTGAGGAGCAAGCAGCACAATTTCGCGCCAGTATCAGCCCATCCCCAAACATAAAATCTGCACGAGTTCGTCAAAAATTACCCGTTGCCAAAATCATTGCTGCGCTTTTTATCTTGGGCATTATTCTCATAATATCGATGAGTGGCAGTGATGTTGGCAGCCATTCGGAAACTATTCAAAACGTTGCTGAATCAATGAATCAACCAGGAGAGAGTGGAGCAATGAATAAGTCCTTACAAAATTCGCTAAGTATGATCGTCATCTTTCTGCCTGTGTTGTTGTGTGTGTTGCTGGTGATCTACTTGTATAACAATCTCGTCAGTAAAGAGGAAGACGTTTTTGTCAGTTGGTCACAAGTTGAAAGTCAATATCAGCGCCGTGCAGACTTAATCCCCAACCTTGTCAGTACCGTGAATGGTTATGCCGAGCAGGAAAAAGAAGTGCTAATGGGCGTGACAGCTGAACGAGCAAAAATTGCCGAAGCCCTTGCCGCACTGCAACAGAGCGATGCGAAAACCGAGGCGCTACGCAAAGAGGCGGCCAATCACCTTGAGGATGAAGCTTTTATGACAAAACTGGCCGCGGCACAGGAGCGGTTCAGCAAGGATATTACCGGTATCTTCGCTTTGGTCGAAAGTTACCCCGAGCTGAGATCATCAGATAACTTTATGGCTTTACAGGACCAGATTGAAGGTACTGAAAACAGAATCAATATTGCCCGTATGGTGTTCAATGAAGCTGTTCGTGATTACAACAAGCTCATCAGAATTATGCCCAGCAGCCTGATTGCGAGTACAGCTGACTTCAAACGCAAGGCTTATTTCGAGGCTGAAGATGCAGGTGATGAAAGTCCGAAGGTGTCGTTTTAG
- a CDS encoding DUF4339 domain-containing protein, with translation MSDDDHPAWYYFNENRWHGPVSINKLKSLYFGKEIFESTKVVKHSDIAQLSKNEVKESDLLVRELSQCDFYQDTIAKLNLLYNEEEEIKNWSSNSAIIPIMGYALLVFFLMYIAITALPESLLHFRLSASRIVYLLSLSVYIGFWLAYFSSSKNVKFLNIATLRRMLTASSQQWKSDDENAGLVDDPFSVKHQLEESYREKARAAMTVIAIMIAGSLILLVQTNQYLVARVDFLTLPFIWESFFLTLSALSSFIAFISFLLSVDALDSMFNRYLTDKIELRMVRKFYRFTLNPKYMGLIFLILGITSFAAIHNGLIASIMLWITMSVGYYHWFPHHATLDDLCSDNNAENNHGLGVRLLYSGFARERLRLIIRIPFFGVLTPCLIYAYLVLCN, from the coding sequence ATGTCGGATGATGATCACCCAGCCTGGTACTATTTTAATGAAAATCGTTGGCATGGACCTGTCAGTATAAACAAACTCAAATCATTGTATTTTGGAAAGGAAATATTTGAATCAACCAAGGTGGTTAAGCATTCGGATATCGCTCAGCTATCCAAGAATGAAGTAAAAGAAAGTGATTTGTTAGTCAGAGAGTTGAGTCAATGTGACTTCTATCAAGACACAATTGCCAAGTTGAATCTGCTTTACAATGAAGAAGAAGAGATCAAAAACTGGTCTTCCAATAGTGCCATCATTCCCATTATGGGGTATGCCTTACTGGTTTTCTTTTTAATGTACATTGCCATTACCGCTTTACCAGAGAGTTTGCTGCATTTCAGATTATCCGCCTCAAGAATTGTGTATCTACTCTCGTTGAGTGTCTACATCGGATTTTGGTTAGCCTATTTCTCATCCAGTAAAAACGTGAAATTCCTCAATATTGCCACACTTAGACGAATGCTAACCGCCTCCAGCCAACAATGGAAAAGTGACGACGAGAATGCAGGTCTTGTGGATGACCCGTTTTCTGTTAAGCACCAGCTTGAAGAATCCTACCGTGAGAAGGCGCGTGCTGCGATGACGGTAATCGCTATTATGATTGCAGGGAGTTTGATTCTTCTTGTGCAGACGAACCAATATCTGGTGGCGAGGGTGGACTTCCTGACTTTACCGTTCATTTGGGAAAGCTTTTTTTTGACCTTGTCAGCTTTGTCATCATTCATCGCCTTCATTTCCTTTTTGTTATCGGTGGATGCGTTGGACTCTATGTTTAACCGATATCTGACAGACAAAATCGAACTGAGAATGGTCAGAAAATTCTATAGATTCACTCTGAACCCCAAGTATATGGGGCTCATATTTCTCATATTGGGTATTACTTCTTTTGCAGCAATACATAACGGGTTAATTGCTTCTATTATGCTGTGGATTACTATGTCGGTCGGCTATTACCACTGGTTTCCCCATCATGCGACCCTTGATGATCTTTGCTCCGATAATAACGCTGAGAATAACCACGGTCTGGGAGTGAGACTTCTGTATTCGGGCTTTGCCAGAGAGAGGCTCAGGTTAATCATTAGAATTCCATTTTTTGGGGTGTTAACACCTTGTCTAATTTATGCATACTTGGTTCTATGCAACTAA